A stretch of the Archocentrus centrarchus isolate MPI-CPG fArcCen1 unplaced genomic scaffold, fArcCen1 scaffold_32_ctg1, whole genome shotgun sequence genome encodes the following:
- the LOC115776441 gene encoding uncharacterized protein LOC115776441 produces the protein MVEEFQKTSGERAIPLIHQHMMRTFALRREEIITTSPPVSELKERWPALFCETQLYCEFHRITNQHLPHVFYAALDEYAPKLIGLYKKKKTGRVGEKMDQLMLAYEKQDKNDIHATRTAALAGLPIYLKEDSSGIFKTCKDEMEFHEGAVALVADMDEEEVPAGVPFSPRQVFIVLEDQVVMTHHSWTDALVCLFGLIYALHLSYPVKCISFFEFIQVVLLKLNDERKQLKPKLQTLKNELV, from the exons ATGGTTGAGGAGTTCCAGAAGACCTCTGGTGAAAGAGCCATCCCTCTTATTCATCAACACATGATGCGCACCTTTGCCCTCCGGCGTGAAGAGATCATCACAACTTCTCCTCCTGTGTCAGAACTTAAGGAAAGATGGCCAGCACTCTTTTGTGAGACACAG CTCTACTGTGAATTTCACCGGATTACCAATCAGCATCTGCCACACGTGTTTTATGCTGCATTGGATGAATATGCTCCTAAGCTGATTGGACtttacaaaaagaagaaaactggacGGGTTGGTGAAAAGATGGACCAGCTTATGTTGGCATATGAGAAACAG GACAAAAACGACATTCATGCAACAAGAACAGCAGCCCTGGCTGGCCTACCCATTTACCTCAAAGAGGATTCTTCAGGCATTTTCAAAACATGCAAG GATGAAATGGAGTTCCATGAAGGTGCAGTTGCTCTGGTTGCTGATATGGATGAAGAAGAGGTGCCTGCTGGAGTTCCTTTCTCACCACGCCAAGTGTTCATTGTGCTTGAGGATCAGGTTGTAATGACTCATCACTCATGGACTGATGCactggtgtgtttgtttgggcTAATCTATGCTCTACATCTGAGCTATCCTGTGAAGTGCATTAGCTTTTTTGAGTTCATTCAAGTAGTGTTGCTGAAGCTCAACGATGAGAGAAAGCAACTTAAACCAAAGTTGCAGACACTGAAAAATGAGCTGGTGTAG